The proteins below are encoded in one region of Bacteroidota bacterium:
- the rlmB gene encoding 23S rRNA (guanosine(2251)-2'-O)-methyltransferase RlmB, whose protein sequence is MVMNEQAVYGIRAIIEAIDAGKEFEKIFIQSGINNPLMNELRAHIKKNNLLYQQVPVEKLNRLTRANHQGAIAFISEIQYQLVEHVVPQLFEEGKVPFLLVLDKVTDVRNFGAIARTAECMGVHAIIVPAQGNAPVNADSIKTSAGALHKITICREANLKLALYFLKQSGVTIVGSNEKANKELPFVDLTTPVAIIMGSEDKGISPEYLRLCDVRFKIPMQGTIESLNVSAAASIIMYEAQRQRASI, encoded by the coding sequence GTGGTGATGAATGAACAAGCAGTATATGGCATACGTGCCATTATAGAAGCAATAGACGCAGGAAAGGAGTTTGAAAAAATATTTATACAGTCGGGCATCAACAATCCGCTAATGAATGAACTGCGTGCGCATATCAAAAAAAATAATTTGTTGTATCAGCAGGTTCCTGTAGAAAAGCTAAACCGGCTTACACGTGCTAATCATCAGGGAGCTATTGCTTTTATTTCCGAGATTCAATATCAACTAGTGGAGCATGTGGTGCCTCAATTGTTTGAAGAAGGTAAAGTGCCTTTCTTGTTAGTGTTGGATAAAGTGACCGATGTGCGCAACTTTGGCGCAATAGCCCGCACGGCAGAGTGCATGGGTGTGCATGCAATCATAGTTCCTGCTCAGGGCAATGCTCCGGTTAATGCAGATTCTATAAAGACAAGTGCTGGAGCCTTGCATAAGATTACCATTTGCCGCGAAGCGAATTTAAAGCTGGCACTATACTTTTTGAAACAAAGTGGAGTAACCATTGTAGGCAGTAATGAAAAGGCGAATAAGGAATTGCCATTTGTGGATTTAACTACACCTGTTGCAATTATAATGGGAAGCGAAGACAAAGGAATATCGCCCGAGTATTTGAGATTGTGTGATGTGCGGTTTAAAATACCCATGCAAGGGACCATTGAGTCGCTCAATGTGTCAGCAGCTGCATCTATCATTATGTATGAGGCACAGCGCCAACGTGCATCAATTTAA
- a CDS encoding NAD-dependent epimerase/dehydratase family protein has product MTDTILVLGSSGQIGTDLVHTLRMQLGNDRVIAADLKAQPILLGDTGPFEFVDVLDDKKVFEIIKKHKVTHVYLLAALLSATAEQKIKSAWRLNMEGLFNLLEIAREHTYLKIFWPSSIAVFGPTTPKVHTPQYTVMEPSTVYGISKLAGERWCEYYFNKFKVDVRSIRYPGLISYKSDPGGGTTDYAVAIYHEALKHKKYNCYLRDNTRMPMMYMPDAIRATIHLMHAVADKIKIRSSYNLSAIDFTPAEIAATIRHHIPDFTMTNEPDYRQAIADSWPQSIDDAEARSHWGWKHEYDLDKMTADMMSNLRQQLKVS; this is encoded by the coding sequence ATGACAGACACTATTCTTGTATTAGGTTCATCGGGTCAGATTGGAACCGATCTTGTTCATACCCTGCGCATGCAGCTTGGTAATGACCGCGTAATTGCAGCCGACTTAAAGGCGCAACCCATTTTGCTTGGCGATACCGGCCCGTTCGAATTTGTTGATGTGTTAGATGACAAAAAAGTTTTTGAAATAATAAAAAAACATAAAGTTACCCATGTCTATTTGCTGGCAGCATTGCTATCTGCAACTGCCGAACAAAAAATAAAATCGGCATGGCGACTGAATATGGAAGGTTTGTTCAACCTGCTTGAAATAGCACGTGAGCATACCTACCTCAAAATATTTTGGCCAAGCAGTATTGCCGTATTTGGGCCCACCACACCCAAAGTGCACACACCACAATATACGGTAATGGAGCCTAGCACGGTATATGGCATAAGCAAACTGGCAGGCGAGCGTTGGTGCGAATATTATTTCAATAAATTTAAAGTGGATGTGCGTAGCATTCGATACCCGGGATTAATTAGCTATAAAAGTGATCCGGGAGGCGGCACTACCGACTATGCAGTGGCTATCTATCACGAAGCGCTTAAACATAAAAAGTATAATTGCTACCTGCGCGACAATACGCGCATGCCTATGATGTATATGCCCGATGCCATACGTGCCACCATACACCTTATGCATGCCGTTGCTGATAAAATAAAAATACGATCCTCGTATAACTTAAGTGCAATAGATTTTACTCCGGCAGAAATTGCAGCTACTATCAGGCATCATATTCCCGATTTTACAATGACAAACGAGCCTGACTATCGTCAGGCCATTGCCGATAGCTGGCCACAAAGTATTGACGATGCAGAAGCACGCTCGCATTGGGGCTGGAAGCATGAATATGATCTGGATAAAATGACGGCAGATATGATGAGCAACCTCAGGCAGCAATTAAAAGTAAGTTGA
- a CDS encoding class I SAM-dependent methyltransferase — MSFIKSLYRFISPRFQNIFLEYKVDFGPRYTESTAPHRLLNELINRNRNEYARLLQASLKYFDVFHSLNKMSEEQNAQLPVYNNNFLPGLDIVMLYTILSEYKPATYVEVGSGNSTKVAYHAIKKQGLSTKIISMDPYPRAEIDALSNKIIREPFEKSNFDFLFALKPNDILFIDNSHRILPNSDAMVFFMEVLPLLPKGVLVQVHDVYLPFDYPQDMCNRAYNEQYGLAFFLMANPERYHTIMPNYFVYTDKELHAITAPIWNNPKLHNVEQHGGSYWVVIK, encoded by the coding sequence ATGAGTTTTATTAAGTCCTTGTACCGTTTTATTTCTCCGCGTTTCCAGAATATTTTTTTGGAGTATAAAGTTGATTTCGGGCCGCGTTATACTGAATCAACAGCTCCCCACCGGCTATTGAATGAGCTGATTAATAGAAACAGGAATGAATATGCACGACTGTTGCAGGCAAGTTTGAAGTACTTCGATGTGTTTCATTCACTTAATAAAATGAGTGAAGAGCAAAATGCTCAGTTGCCCGTTTATAATAACAACTTTTTGCCGGGTCTTGATATTGTAATGCTTTACACCATTCTATCGGAATATAAACCAGCCACGTATGTCGAAGTGGGCTCCGGTAATAGTACCAAGGTGGCTTATCATGCCATAAAAAAGCAAGGGCTAAGCACCAAAATAATTTCCATGGATCCCTATCCGCGAGCTGAGATTGATGCATTAAGCAACAAGATAATTCGCGAACCTTTTGAGAAAAGCAATTTTGATTTTCTATTTGCTTTGAAACCTAATGATATTTTGTTTATTGATAACTCGCATCGCATATTACCAAATTCTGATGCAATGGTGTTTTTTATGGAAGTGCTTCCTTTACTTCCCAAGGGAGTGTTGGTACAAGTGCACGATGTATATCTACCATTTGACTATCCTCAGGATATGTGTAACCGCGCCTATAACGAACAGTATGGACTGGCTTTTTTCTTAATGGCAAATCCAGAACGATACCATACGATTATGCCTAATTACTTTGTTTATACAGATAAGGAATTGCACGCCATCACCGCACCTATATGGAATAATCCCAAGCTACACAATGTGGAACAACATGGTGGGTCTTACTGGGTGGTTATCAAATAA
- a CDS encoding FAD-dependent monooxygenase, with protein sequence MEKREVTLLGAGLVGSLMAVYLCKQGYKVTLHERRPDMRKTDISAGRSINLALSDRGWQGLQGAGLDQFIRDNAIPMHGRQVHAPDGTQNFQRYGKEGQAIYSISRRDINCLLMDAAERNGAIIRFDETITKVDLETNTIVINNNQTKKTEEKTCNFIMGSDGAYSPSRLPMQFTEKFNYSQQYLEHGYKELCIEAGYEGNFVIEKNALHIWPRGGYMLIALPNPDGSFTCTLFFPHKGDTSFEALQTEEDVLKFFNQQFPDAVPLMPNLTKDFFQNPTGALMTVRCAPWTFRNRMLLIGDAAHAIVPFYGQGMNCGFEDCFTLNELITKHDHNWEHICKEYEQKRKPAGDGIAELALNNFIEMRDLVNDEQFLLRKKIEGAFFAKHPDKWMPLYSMVSFSHIPYNEALAVSKKQDVIMNELLQIPDVKNKFDSDEVMSRMMELVVAKL encoded by the coding sequence ATGGAAAAACGCGAAGTCACATTATTAGGTGCCGGACTTGTAGGTTCGCTCATGGCAGTATATTTATGTAAGCAGGGTTACAAAGTTACCCTGCACGAGCGCAGGCCCGATATGCGCAAAACCGATATATCGGCAGGCAGGAGTATAAACCTTGCCCTTAGCGACCGCGGTTGGCAAGGGTTGCAAGGAGCGGGTCTCGACCAATTTATACGCGATAATGCAATACCCATGCATGGCCGGCAAGTGCATGCTCCCGATGGCACACAAAATTTTCAACGCTATGGCAAAGAAGGGCAGGCTATTTATTCCATTTCGCGAAGAGATATCAATTGCTTATTGATGGATGCTGCCGAGCGTAACGGTGCTATTATACGTTTTGATGAAACTATTACCAAAGTAGATTTGGAAACGAATACCATTGTTATTAATAACAATCAGACAAAGAAAACAGAGGAGAAAACATGTAACTTTATAATGGGTAGTGATGGTGCATATTCACCATCACGCTTGCCCATGCAGTTTACCGAAAAATTCAATTACTCGCAGCAATATCTGGAACACGGGTATAAGGAGTTGTGCATAGAAGCAGGCTACGAAGGAAACTTTGTGATTGAAAAAAATGCACTACACATTTGGCCACGTGGAGGCTATATGCTCATAGCACTTCCTAATCCGGATGGAAGTTTTACGTGTACGTTGTTTTTTCCACATAAAGGCGACACCTCGTTTGAAGCACTTCAAACCGAAGAGGATGTGTTGAAGTTTTTTAATCAACAGTTTCCCGATGCGGTGCCATTGATGCCTAACTTAACGAAAGACTTTTTTCAAAACCCAACCGGGGCACTAATGACTGTGCGGTGCGCACCCTGGACTTTTCGCAACCGCATGCTGCTGATAGGCGATGCTGCGCATGCCATTGTGCCATTTTATGGTCAAGGTATGAATTGTGGTTTCGAAGATTGCTTTACACTTAATGAACTGATTACAAAACACGACCACAATTGGGAACATATTTGTAAGGAATACGAGCAAAAGCGCAAACCTGCAGGCGATGGCATTGCCGAACTTGCCTTAAACAATTTTATTGAAATGCGCGACCTGGTTAATGATGAACAGTTTTTGCTACGAAAGAAAATAGAAGGTGCTTTTTTTGCAAAACATCCGGATAAATGGATGCCACTTTATAGCATGGTGTCATTTAGCCACATCCCCTACAACGAAGCTCTGGCAGTAAGCAAAAAGCAAGATGTTATCATGAATGAACTATTGCAAATACCGGATGTGAAAAATAAATTTGATAGCGATGAAGTGATGAGCAGGATGATGGAGTTAGTGGTTGCTAAATTGTAA
- the gmk gene encoding guanylate kinase, whose amino-acid sequence MKLIVFCGPSGSGKTSIKNFLLATNSQLAFSVSATTRPMREFEKHGVDYYFISIEEFKAKISNNEFIEWEEVYANGFYGTLKSEIERINKAGRVTVFDVDVEGGLHIKESFGDKCLAVFVRPPSITELHKRLVKRGTETDESLRKRVAKAELEMTYEKYFDRVIINNDFDLACEMSGQLVTKFLNE is encoded by the coding sequence ATGAAACTTATCGTTTTTTGTGGGCCTTCGGGTAGTGGTAAAACCAGTATCAAGAATTTTTTATTGGCTACCAACAGTCAGCTTGCCTTTTCGGTGTCGGCCACAACTCGCCCGATGCGTGAGTTTGAGAAACATGGTGTTGATTATTATTTTATTTCTATAGAAGAGTTTAAGGCCAAAATTTCTAACAATGAATTTATTGAATGGGAAGAAGTTTATGCCAATGGTTTCTATGGAACATTAAAGTCGGAAATTGAGCGCATAAACAAAGCGGGCAGGGTTACTGTGTTTGATGTAGATGTTGAAGGAGGATTGCATATTAAAGAGAGCTTTGGTGATAAATGTCTGGCTGTATTTGTAAGGCCGCCATCCATAACCGAGTTGCACAAGCGGCTGGTAAAGCGTGGCACCGAAACGGACGAAAGCCTGCGCAAGCGTGTAGCCAAAGCTGAATTGGAAATGACCTATGAGAAATATTTTGACCGGGTTATTATTAACAATGATTTTGATTTAGCCTGCGAAATGTCCGGTCAACTGGTAACAAAATTTTTAAACGAATAG
- a CDS encoding aminotransferase class I/II-fold pyridoxal phosphate-dependent enzyme, producing the protein MTIVTAPVSKLSNMAETLIGSEILKIAGEVNEMIRNGEKVYNLTVGDFDPKVFPIPTELCEELINALRAGATNYPPSDGIAELRQEVANLISTREHITYSPQEVVIACGARPIIYSIFRTIVEKGDKVIFPVPSWNNNHYCHMSEAIGVEIQTLPSNNFMPSADELRPHLKGATLLALCSPLNPTGTVFTESNLGEICDLILEENARRGADEKPLYLMYDQIYWALTLGQTQHFNPVSLRPEMRNYTVFVDGISKCFAATGLRVGWALGPSFITSRMRAILSHVGAWAPKAEQVATAKYLANTDAVDSYLSNIKTEIKNRLDGLYEGFVRLQEKGLRVKAITPQAAIYLTIQFDLAGMTTPEGKQLGNAKDVYKYLLKEAKVAIVPFYAFGAQEDNNWYRISVGTLPAGDVPHIIDAIEAALSKLK; encoded by the coding sequence ATGACAATAGTAACCGCACCGGTAAGCAAATTGAGCAATATGGCCGAAACGCTTATAGGTTCAGAAATATTAAAAATTGCAGGCGAGGTAAACGAAATGATACGCAATGGTGAAAAGGTATACAACCTGACCGTAGGCGATTTTGACCCCAAAGTTTTTCCCATACCTACCGAATTGTGCGAAGAGCTGATAAATGCCTTGCGCGCTGGAGCTACCAACTATCCACCAAGCGATGGTATTGCCGAGTTAAGACAAGAAGTTGCCAACCTGATAAGTACACGTGAACACATTACTTATAGTCCGCAAGAGGTAGTAATAGCCTGTGGTGCCCGGCCTATTATCTATTCCATTTTCCGCACCATAGTAGAAAAGGGAGATAAGGTAATATTTCCGGTACCCTCATGGAACAACAATCATTATTGCCACATGAGTGAAGCCATAGGTGTAGAAATACAAACCCTTCCTTCAAATAATTTTATGCCATCGGCCGATGAATTGCGGCCACATTTAAAGGGTGCAACATTGCTGGCATTATGTTCACCGTTGAATCCTACCGGAACTGTATTTACCGAGTCAAACCTTGGAGAAATTTGTGACCTGATATTGGAAGAAAATGCTCGCAGAGGGGCAGATGAAAAACCGTTGTACCTCATGTACGATCAAATATATTGGGCATTAACATTAGGACAAACACAACATTTCAATCCTGTATCGCTGCGCCCCGAAATGCGCAATTACACCGTGTTTGTTGATGGCATAAGCAAATGCTTCGCTGCTACCGGCTTGCGTGTGGGCTGGGCGTTAGGACCCTCCTTTATTACAAGTCGTATGCGTGCCATACTCTCACATGTAGGCGCATGGGCACCAAAGGCCGAACAAGTTGCAACTGCTAAGTACCTTGCCAATACCGATGCAGTGGATAGTTATTTAAGCAATATTAAAACTGAAATAAAAAATCGCCTTGACGGTTTATATGAAGGATTTGTTCGATTGCAGGAAAAAGGATTGAGGGTAAAAGCAATAACTCCACAAGCTGCTATTTATCTTACTATACAATTTGACCTTGCCGGAATGACTACGCCCGAGGGCAAGCAACTTGGCAATGCAAAGGATGTTTACAAATATTTATTAAAAGAAGCTAAAGTTGCCATTGTACCTTTTTATGCTTTTGGTGCACAGGAGGATAACAATTGGTATCGTATTTCTGTAGGAACATTGCCGGCAGGTGATGTGCCGCACATTATTGATGCAATTGAAGCTGCACTTAGTAAATTAAAATAA
- the tatC gene encoding twin-arginine translocase subunit TatC, with translation MAALFNRKSNPDEMSFLQHLEALRWHLVRSVVAVCVLAVVAFFNKALLFDGIILAPKKSSFITYRFFCWLARKVEVDFCISEIPFSLQSTELSKQFTLHMWVAFVAGFILAAPYIFWELWQFFKPALSPKERKYTTGVVFFTSLLFLTGVFFGYFVIAPLSINFLGTYTVSDQVQNIFTLDSFISIIVFMTLASGIVFELPIVIYFLSKIGIVTPAFLRAYRRHAIVIILIIAAVITPSPDVTSQMLVAVPLYLLFEISILISNFVYNQQSKEQ, from the coding sequence ATGGCTGCTTTATTCAATAGAAAATCGAATCCCGATGAGATGTCGTTTCTGCAACACCTGGAAGCCCTGCGCTGGCATCTGGTGCGTAGTGTGGTGGCAGTGTGTGTGCTGGCCGTTGTAGCTTTTTTTAATAAGGCGCTGTTGTTTGATGGCATTATACTCGCTCCTAAAAAAAGTAGTTTTATAACCTATCGTTTTTTTTGTTGGCTTGCCCGCAAGGTAGAGGTTGATTTTTGCATAAGCGAAATTCCGTTTAGTTTGCAGAGTACCGAGCTGAGCAAGCAGTTTACCTTGCACATGTGGGTAGCTTTTGTGGCAGGGTTTATATTAGCTGCTCCATACATTTTTTGGGAGTTGTGGCAGTTTTTTAAACCGGCACTAAGTCCTAAGGAACGCAAGTACACTACCGGTGTGGTTTTTTTTACCAGCTTGTTATTTCTTACCGGTGTTTTTTTTGGATATTTTGTAATTGCACCTTTATCAATCAATTTTCTAGGCACCTATACAGTAAGCGACCAGGTTCAAAATATTTTTACACTCGACTCTTTTATTTCCATTATCGTATTTATGACGTTGGCTTCGGGTATTGTGTTTGAGTTGCCTATTGTAATTTATTTTCTTTCAAAAATTGGAATTGTAACCCCGGCATTTTTGCGTGCTTACAGGAGGCATGCTATTGTTATTATTCTTATCATAGCTGCTGTAATTACCCCCTCGCCCGATGTAACAAGTCAAATGCTGGTTGCAGTGCCTCTATATTTACTGTTCGAAATATCCATACTCATCAGTAACTTTGTTTACAATCAACAAAGTAAGGAACAGTAA
- a CDS encoding flippase-like domain-containing protein, with amino-acid sequence MNEKQNYIRLLSSTLYLFIGVVSVYLFVRNANFYEIKENIAGADLRWYIVIVITTTLGYMVRCARWNMLIKSAGGEATVYASFISLSIGYFVNLALPRVGEFTRCATLQQKKKISFAALIGTVITERLVDLICLILMLIATYAMQSTAMKSFYNQNIIEPLSHTLQNKMSGTSTLFWLIIVLTIIVSVYIFIKVLRPRLPDKLNAITRQVMDGIGSIMKIKQPMLFVFYSMLIWSGYYFMTWFWLQAFDETSNNSWGLCLSIISIGSVGRTIPIQGGGMGAYHFLVEKVAAAYNIAPSMGKTIAIVVHAGQMIYTTAIGIVCYIIFMGRKKSNKP; translated from the coding sequence ATGAACGAAAAACAAAACTATATTCGGTTACTAAGCTCAACACTTTATTTATTTATAGGTGTGGTTAGCGTTTACTTGTTTGTAAGAAATGCAAACTTCTATGAAATTAAAGAAAATATTGCCGGTGCTGACTTACGATGGTATATAGTGATAGTTATAACCACCACATTAGGCTATATGGTACGGTGTGCGCGCTGGAATATGCTTATAAAAAGCGCAGGAGGCGAAGCCACTGTTTATGCATCATTTATCAGTTTATCGATAGGCTATTTTGTAAACCTTGCTTTGCCACGTGTGGGCGAGTTTACACGCTGTGCCACCCTGCAACAAAAAAAGAAAATCTCTTTTGCTGCGCTAATTGGTACCGTAATTACTGAGCGGCTGGTCGACCTGATTTGTTTAATACTAATGCTAATAGCTACGTATGCCATGCAAAGCACGGCTATGAAATCGTTTTACAATCAAAACATTATTGAACCATTGAGCCATACCTTGCAAAATAAAATGTCCGGAACTTCAACCCTGTTCTGGTTAATAATTGTTTTAACAATTATCGTTTCAGTCTATATTTTTATTAAGGTATTAAGACCTCGGTTGCCCGATAAATTAAATGCAATTACCAGGCAGGTAATGGATGGCATTGGTAGCATTATGAAAATTAAACAACCCATGTTGTTTGTATTTTATAGCATGCTCATCTGGTCAGGGTATTATTTTATGACATGGTTTTGGCTGCAGGCATTTGATGAAACCAGCAACAATTCGTGGGGACTGTGTCTAAGCATTATAAGTATTGGCAGTGTGGGGCGCACTATTCCCATTCAGGGTGGTGGCATGGGTGCCTATCATTTTCTGGTAGAAAAAGTGGCAGCGGCATATAACATTGCCCCTAGTATGGGCAAAACTATTGCTATCGTAGTGCATGCCGGACAAATGATTTATACCACTGCCATCGGTATTGTTTGTTACATTATTTTTATGGGACGAAAAAAATCTAACAAGCCTTGA
- a CDS encoding nicotinate-nucleotide adenylyltransferase yields the protein MEIGLFFGSFNPVHNGHMIIAQYMCEFAGMSEVWMVVSPHNPLKPIGTLLQDYHRLQLVRTAIGDYNKIKASDIEFSLPKPSFTIHTLTYLQERFRDKQFALIMGADNIETIHKWKNYEQILDNYRIYVYPRTTATTRTYEQHKNVIYTSAPIIELSSSFIREQIKARKDVRYMLPESVYNYIDEMNFYRK from the coding sequence ATGGAAATTGGATTGTTTTTTGGTTCGTTTAATCCTGTGCACAACGGTCATATGATTATTGCCCAATATATGTGTGAATTTGCAGGCATGAGCGAAGTATGGATGGTTGTTAGTCCTCACAATCCGCTAAAGCCCATTGGGACGCTCTTGCAGGATTATCATCGCCTGCAATTGGTGCGCACTGCCATAGGAGACTATAATAAAATTAAAGCATCGGATATTGAATTTTCTTTGCCTAAACCATCTTTTACCATTCATACACTAACGTATTTGCAAGAACGATTTCGCGACAAGCAATTTGCTTTGATTATGGGTGCCGATAATATCGAAACCATACATAAGTGGAAAAATTATGAGCAAATTCTTGACAATTATCGCATCTATGTTTATCCCCGCACTACTGCCACCACGCGCACTTACGAGCAGCACAAAAATGTAATTTACACCAGCGCACCTATCATAGAATTGAGCTCGAGTTTTATTCGCGAACAAATAAAGGCGCGCAAGGATGTTCGATATATGCTTCCCGAAAGTGTTTATAATTACATTGACGAAATGAACTTTTATCGTAAGTAA
- a CDS encoding GWxTD domain-containing protein, with product MLKGSINISIIVVVSWLLMSCNSGKLSSFNYNNMYNQGISVLNPDLFVKHTQDSAILFLIINPAELLFKNGSGEFEASVYFTFSVYENYTSSKVIDSVCQRYTLKKNNLANPLTLQLRLPKPALPSYIAHASLHDLHRSKHTEKNIRVDASSMQSAINFSIWSINDSSWQYTNWVRNNAAYKITGDGLHQQCWVRYFKDDFPIAAPPFKQTDLTKFSYKSDSAYRFTFDTDVFAPDFIGLYHFQYDTLIKDGLTLIYEDNDYPRIRSAAQMKQQMRYITTNEEYNSIINSDGGSKHFDDFWLKCAGNESDVKKLQELYFQRVQQTNKFFTSYTSGWKTDRGMMYIVFGPPAEVYRNNKEETWAYTLFNQNSVRFTFARVKNPFSDNDYQLIRSISYEYPWTGMVDMWRKGEIKILKN from the coding sequence ATGCTAAAAGGTAGTATTAATATTTCAATTATTGTGGTTGTTTCATGGCTCTTGATGTCATGCAATTCGGGAAAATTATCTTCTTTCAATTATAACAACATGTACAATCAGGGTATTTCGGTACTTAATCCTGATTTATTTGTAAAGCATACTCAGGATAGTGCCATTCTTTTTTTAATAATTAATCCTGCCGAGTTGTTATTTAAAAATGGGAGTGGTGAATTTGAAGCTTCGGTTTATTTTACTTTTTCGGTTTACGAAAATTACACATCTTCAAAAGTGATAGATTCTGTATGCCAACGCTATACTTTAAAAAAGAATAACCTTGCAAATCCATTAACCTTGCAATTGCGCCTACCCAAACCTGCATTGCCATCGTATATTGCTCATGCTTCCTTACATGACTTGCACAGAAGTAAGCACACAGAAAAAAATATCAGGGTAGATGCTTCGTCTATGCAGAGTGCTATAAACTTTTCTATATGGAGCATAAATGACAGCAGTTGGCAATATACCAATTGGGTACGCAATAATGCAGCGTATAAGATAACAGGAGATGGTCTTCACCAGCAATGTTGGGTACGTTATTTCAAGGATGATTTCCCCATTGCAGCTCCACCATTCAAACAAACCGATCTAACAAAATTTTCTTATAAAAGTGATAGCGCATATCGTTTCACATTTGATACAGATGTGTTTGCTCCCGATTTTATAGGACTGTATCATTTTCAATACGATACTTTGATAAAGGATGGCCTTACCCTGATATATGAAGACAATGACTATCCTCGTATACGTAGCGCTGCTCAGATGAAACAGCAAATGCGATATATTACCACCAACGAAGAGTATAATTCGATTATCAATAGCGATGGGGGAAGCAAGCACTTTGATGATTTCTGGTTGAAATGTGCAGGGAATGAGTCCGATGTGAAGAAGTTGCAAGAGCTTTATTTTCAGCGGGTGCAGCAGACAAATAAATTTTTTACGAGTTATACTTCGGGATGGAAAACGGATAGAGGTATGATGTATATTGTGTTTGGACCTCCTGCCGAGGTGTACCGTAACAATAAAGAAGAAACCTGGGCGTACACACTATTCAATCAAAATAGTGTGAGGTTTACCTTTGCTCGTGTAAAAAATCCTTTTTCTGACAACGATTATCAACTCATTCGTTCCATAAGTTATGAGTATCCCTGGACCGGCATGGTGGATATGTGGCGAAAGGGTGAAATCAAAATTTTGAAAAACTAA
- a CDS encoding capsular biosynthesis protein: MFGKKEIVPVTDFSSIKTDIHSHLIPGIDDGAKTMDDSIELIRAQYALGIRNFITTPHIMSDFFKNTPEIIIGGLNELRLVLKQENIEVQIDAAAEYYLDEGFVKKLDSEPLLTFGDNYLLFEISYINAPENLRDIIFRIQTNGYKPILAHPERYPFFYNRFDEYKKIRDLDVKLQLNINSLSGYYGADAKRVAEKLIDANLIDLIGSDMHHQRHAAAMRLVCNEKYFSKVASIDLLNKTIFS, from the coding sequence ATATTCGGCAAAAAGGAAATAGTACCTGTTACAGATTTTTCATCTATTAAAACCGATATACACTCGCACCTCATACCTGGCATAGATGATGGAGCCAAAACGATGGACGATTCCATTGAACTGATACGTGCGCAATATGCTCTTGGCATACGAAATTTTATTACCACGCCTCATATTATGAGCGACTTTTTTAAAAATACTCCCGAAATAATTATTGGCGGACTGAATGAATTGCGCTTAGTGCTGAAGCAGGAAAACATTGAGGTACAAATAGATGCAGCAGCCGAATATTACCTTGACGAGGGCTTTGTAAAAAAACTTGATAGCGAACCTCTACTTACTTTTGGTGATAATTATTTATTGTTTGAGATATCTTACATCAATGCACCTGAAAACCTGCGCGATATAATTTTCCGCATTCAAACCAATGGCTACAAACCCATACTTGCACATCCCGAGCGCTATCCATTTTTCTACAACCGTTTCGATGAATATAAAAAAATACGTGATCTTGATGTTAAGCTACAGCTTAACATAAATTCGCTATCGGGCTATTACGGTGCCGATGCTAAACGTGTAGCCGAAAAATTAATTGATGCCAATCTGATAGACTTGATAGGTAGCGATATGCATCATCAGCGACATGCAGCAGCCATGCGCCTTGTTTGCAACGAAAAATATTTTAGTAAAGTTGCATCCATAGATTTGTTGAATAAGACCATCTTTTCGTAA